A genomic window from Massilia sp. METH4 includes:
- a CDS encoding tetratricopeptide repeat protein, giving the protein MKNTGKLASAACAGMLLLACGGQATKTPVPFASADAYYALGRAEHAARRFAQARQAWEQALRVDPRHADARNGMAVLLAEQGDYGKATALWRALVEEGKALPAAERAFLLGNLGYALYLRGEQEEALALLEQACVLDPRQPVTWEHLAAVLETLGQTERALKMMKQARTLRTHDIGRDYAVVGRSAPAVAPQPQVQAVTPWPAGMPRTEVHRSGGVFEVRRVAAPVASSDQAAVPTAVPDTSIAPAEGQAGMRLEISNGNGMRGMAAAWARRLQGPQWKSVRLTNAKPFNVLVTRIEHGDAADAGIVARSLAERLGVPAPRVVAARMPEDGARAAQLRIVLGWDQRAASAQAEKKSAQGAVARPDAG; this is encoded by the coding sequence ATGAAGAACACAGGCAAACTGGCGAGTGCGGCGTGCGCGGGCATGCTGCTGCTCGCCTGCGGCGGCCAGGCCACGAAGACACCGGTACCGTTCGCGAGCGCGGATGCCTACTATGCGCTCGGCCGGGCGGAGCACGCGGCGCGGCGATTCGCCCAGGCACGCCAGGCATGGGAACAGGCTTTGCGGGTCGACCCCCGGCATGCGGACGCCCGCAACGGCATGGCGGTGTTGCTGGCCGAGCAGGGCGACTATGGCAAGGCGACGGCGCTGTGGCGCGCGCTCGTGGAGGAGGGCAAGGCGCTGCCCGCCGCGGAGCGGGCTTTCCTGCTCGGCAATCTCGGCTATGCCCTGTACCTGCGCGGGGAACAGGAAGAGGCGCTGGCGCTGCTGGAGCAGGCCTGCGTGCTCGATCCCCGGCAGCCGGTCACATGGGAGCACCTGGCCGCCGTGCTGGAAACGCTGGGCCAGACCGAACGGGCGCTGAAAATGATGAAGCAGGCGCGCACTTTGCGTACCCATGACATCGGCCGCGATTACGCGGTGGTTGGCAGGAGCGCGCCCGCCGTCGCGCCGCAGCCGCAGGTGCAGGCCGTCACGCCGTGGCCCGCCGGCATGCCGCGCACCGAAGTGCATCGATCCGGCGGCGTATTCGAAGTGCGCCGGGTTGCCGCGCCGGTTGCGTCATCCGACCAGGCGGCCGTGCCGACCGCCGTTCCGGATACATCCATCGCACCAGCGGAGGGGCAGGCTGGCATGCGCCTCGAGATCAGCAACGGCAATGGCATGCGCGGCATGGCGGCCGCCTGGGCACGTCGCCTGCAGGGGCCGCAGTGGAAATCCGTGCGCCTGACGAATGCGAAGCCGTTCAATGTCCTGGTAACGCGCATCGAACACGGCGACGCTGCCGACGCGGGCATCGTGGCGCGCTCGCTGGCGGAACGGCTCGGCGTGCCGGCCCCCCGCGTCGTGGCGGCCCGCATGCCGGAGGATGGCGCACGGGCGGCGCAGTTGCGCATCGTGCTGGGCTGGGACCAGCGCGCCGCTTCCGCCCAGGCGGAGAAAAAATCCGCGCAGGGCGCGGTGGCGCGCCCTGACGCGGGGTGA
- a CDS encoding DUF2807 domain-containing protein, with the protein MNKFVNATMMAVALYVHAAGTVQAADIISESRAVDARVVKVVLDGVIDLKLKQGPQPALVISGERRYLPKVVVIQRGDTLRIGTDLRGIHLSRPALHAELTLPNLSEIVSAGVGSADVRGFSGERLRLALDGAGAMHLRAQYRSLDAHLNGAGTMTVDTGLADSVALNLRGAGQMVVSGESRSLRARLGGVGSLDAQQLKSDSVEVDMTGLGGAAVFAKSSANLRLTGLGSATVYGKPASRSASARGLGHVNWH; encoded by the coding sequence ATGAACAAGTTTGTCAACGCAACGATGATGGCCGTGGCGCTGTACGTGCACGCAGCCGGCACGGTCCAGGCGGCCGACATCATCAGCGAGTCCCGCGCCGTCGACGCGCGCGTCGTGAAGGTGGTGCTCGATGGCGTGATCGACCTGAAGCTCAAGCAGGGCCCGCAGCCGGCACTGGTGATCTCGGGCGAGCGCCGCTACCTGCCGAAGGTGGTGGTGATCCAGCGCGGCGACACGCTGCGCATCGGCACCGACCTGCGCGGCATCCACCTTAGCCGGCCTGCGCTGCACGCGGAACTGACCTTGCCGAACCTGTCGGAAATCGTGTCGGCCGGCGTGGGCTCGGCCGACGTGCGCGGCTTCTCGGGCGAGCGCCTGCGCCTGGCGCTCGACGGTGCCGGCGCCATGCACCTGCGGGCACAATACCGCTCCCTGGACGCCCACCTGAACGGCGCCGGCACCATGACCGTCGATACCGGGCTGGCCGACAGCGTGGCACTGAACCTGCGTGGCGCGGGACAGATGGTCGTGAGCGGCGAAAGCCGCAGCCTGCGCGCGCGCCTGGGCGGCGTCGGCAGCCTCGATGCGCAGCAATTGAAATCGGACAGCGTCGAGGTCGACATGACAGGCCTCGGCGGCGCGGCCGTGTTCGCGAAGAGTTCCGCCAACCTGCGCCTGACCGGCCTGGGCTCGGCGACCGTGTACGGCAAGCCGGCCAGCCGCAGCGCCAGCGCGCGCGGCCTGGGCCACGTGAACTGGCACTGA
- a CDS encoding tartrate dehydrogenase: MKTQRIAVIAGDGIGKEVMPEGLRVLHAAARRFDLPLEFTTFEWANCDYYRRHGKMMPDDWFAQLKDFDAIYFGAVGWPDTVPDHVSLWGSLIQFRRQFDQYVNLRPVRLMPGVPCPLANKQPGDIDFYVVRENTEGEYSAAGGRLFEGTERETVLQESVFTRKGVDRILKYAFELAQSRPKKHLTSATKSNGISISMPYWDERVKAMAPAYADVKWDQYHIDILCARFVLSPERFDVVVASNLFGDILSDLGPACTGTIGIAPSANLNPERTLPSLFEPVHGSAPDIYGKNIANPVAMIWSGAMMLDFLGNGDARFSEAHDAIMAAIEQVLRDGPHTPDMKGSADTTQMGEAIASLI; encoded by the coding sequence ATGAAAACTCAACGCATCGCCGTGATCGCCGGCGACGGCATCGGCAAGGAAGTGATGCCGGAAGGCTTGCGCGTGCTGCATGCGGCGGCGCGGCGCTTCGACCTGCCGCTGGAATTCACCACGTTCGAATGGGCCAACTGCGACTATTACCGGCGGCACGGCAAGATGATGCCCGACGACTGGTTTGCCCAGCTGAAGGACTTCGATGCCATCTATTTCGGCGCGGTCGGCTGGCCCGACACGGTGCCCGACCACGTCTCGCTGTGGGGTTCGCTGATCCAGTTCCGCCGCCAGTTCGACCAGTACGTGAACCTGCGCCCGGTGCGGCTGATGCCCGGCGTGCCCTGCCCGCTGGCAAACAAGCAGCCGGGCGACATCGATTTCTACGTGGTGCGCGAGAATACCGAGGGCGAGTACTCGGCCGCCGGCGGCCGCCTGTTCGAGGGGACCGAGCGCGAGACGGTACTGCAGGAATCGGTGTTCACCCGCAAGGGCGTGGACCGCATCCTCAAGTATGCGTTCGAGCTGGCGCAATCGCGGCCGAAGAAGCACCTGACTTCGGCCACGAAATCGAACGGCATCTCGATCAGCATGCCGTACTGGGACGAGCGCGTGAAGGCGATGGCGCCCGCGTATGCCGACGTGAAGTGGGACCAGTACCACATCGACATCCTGTGCGCGCGCTTCGTGCTGAGCCCGGAGCGCTTCGACGTGGTGGTGGCCTCGAACCTGTTCGGCGACATCCTCTCCGACCTCGGCCCTGCCTGCACGGGAACGATCGGCATCGCGCCATCGGCCAATCTCAATCCCGAGCGCACGCTGCCTTCGCTGTTCGAACCGGTGCACGGCTCCGCGCCGGACATCTACGGCAAGAACATCGCCAACCCGGTGGCGATGATCTGGAGCGGCGCGATGATGCTCGATTTCCTCGGCAATGGCGACGCGCGCTTCAGTGAGGCGCACGACGCCATCATGGCCGCAATCGAACAGGTGCTGCGCGACGGACCGCATACGCCCGACATGAAAGGCTCGGCCGACACCACGCAGATGGGCGAGGCCATCGCATCCCTCATCTGA
- a CDS encoding LysR family transcriptional regulator, with translation MKNMPQLDDLQLFCTVVRLKSFAGTARTLGVSNAFVSKRIGLLEDALGVRLLHRTTRTVALTEQGQVVHGWALRILEDVEQMGEAVSTEKMAPGGLLRICTSSGFGRNRVAPALSALARRYPALEIQLELLDRSVDLIGEDFHLDIRVGRAHEPHLISRRIADNARVLCAAPAYLAECGTPATLADLATHRCIVIRERNEDFGRWVLHGPHGPESVKVSGPLSASNGEVVHGWALDGHGIILRSVWDVGPAIAQGELVRVLPAYEQPADVWAIYPSRLSTSAKVRVCVEFLEAWLRQNR, from the coding sequence GTGAAGAATATGCCCCAGCTGGACGATCTGCAATTGTTCTGCACCGTCGTGCGGCTGAAGAGTTTTGCCGGCACTGCCCGTACGCTGGGCGTATCGAACGCCTTCGTCAGCAAGCGGATCGGGCTCCTGGAAGACGCGCTGGGCGTACGCCTGCTGCACCGCACCACCCGGACCGTGGCGCTGACCGAGCAGGGGCAGGTGGTGCACGGCTGGGCGCTGCGCATCCTCGAAGACGTGGAACAGATGGGCGAGGCGGTATCCACCGAGAAGATGGCGCCCGGCGGGCTGTTGCGCATCTGTACCAGTTCCGGCTTCGGGCGCAACCGTGTGGCGCCTGCCCTGTCCGCGCTGGCCAGACGCTATCCCGCGCTCGAGATCCAGCTCGAGTTGCTGGACCGCTCCGTCGACCTGATCGGCGAGGATTTCCACCTCGATATCCGCGTCGGCCGCGCCCACGAGCCGCACCTGATCTCGCGCCGCATCGCCGACAATGCGCGGGTCCTGTGCGCGGCGCCCGCCTACCTGGCGGAATGCGGCACGCCGGCAACGCTGGCCGACCTGGCCACCCACCGCTGCATCGTGATCCGCGAGCGCAACGAGGATTTCGGGCGCTGGGTGCTGCACGGCCCGCACGGGCCCGAATCGGTGAAGGTGAGCGGGCCGCTATCGGCCAGCAATGGCGAAGTGGTGCACGGCTGGGCGCTCGATGGCCACGGCATCATCCTGCGCTCGGTCTGGGACGTGGGACCGGCGATCGCGCAGGGCGAACTGGTGCGCGTGCTGCCCGCTTACGAACAGCCCGCCGACGTGTGGGCGATCTACCCATCGCGGCTGTCCACGTCGGCCAAGGTGCGCGTGTGCGTCGAATTCCTGGAAGCTTGGCTGCGCCAAAACCGGTGA
- a CDS encoding DUF2461 domain-containing protein — translation MHLRDLNGYLQELAENNNRPWFVMNKPRYDILREEFLALVTEVIAATGKFDPEVKFCNPKKAIFRINRDVRFAHDKRPYKDNFSAAIAPNDLRRPSQSGGPTYYFQLNGHGQLQFGAGEYMPPPHRLRALRRHMVEDAAGFRKALNSRGLKATYGTIQNEGKLQRPPKGFDPDHEHIEFIKLKSFFVWTDVDLDLNDPDALVPMIAGGFKDALPLVQWMRAAKVEEEEA, via the coding sequence ATGCATTTGCGTGACCTGAACGGCTACCTGCAAGAGTTGGCCGAGAACAATAATCGTCCCTGGTTCGTGATGAACAAGCCGCGCTACGACATCCTGCGCGAGGAATTCCTCGCCCTCGTCACCGAGGTGATCGCGGCAACCGGCAAGTTCGACCCCGAGGTCAAGTTCTGCAATCCGAAGAAGGCGATCTTCCGCATCAACCGCGATGTGCGGTTCGCCCACGACAAGCGGCCCTACAAGGACAATTTCTCCGCCGCGATCGCACCGAACGACCTGCGGCGCCCCAGCCAGTCCGGCGGGCCCACCTACTACTTCCAGCTGAACGGCCATGGCCAGCTGCAGTTTGGCGCGGGCGAGTACATGCCACCGCCGCACCGGCTGCGCGCGCTGCGCCGGCACATGGTTGAAGATGCTGCGGGCTTTCGCAAGGCGTTGAACAGCCGCGGCCTGAAGGCCACCTACGGCACGATCCAGAACGAAGGCAAGCTGCAGCGCCCGCCGAAGGGCTTCGACCCCGACCACGAGCACATCGAGTTCATCAAGCTGAAGAGCTTTTTCGTGTGGACCGATGTCGACCTGGACCTGAACGATCCCGACGCGCTCGTGCCAATGATCGCCGGCGGCTTCAAGGATGCGCTGCCGCTGGTGCAGTGGATGCGCGCCGCGAAGGTCGAGGAAGAGGAAGCGTAA
- a CDS encoding Do family serine endopeptidase — translation MQRLWLLFAQAVTIVLALYFVYSAVRPDWAPVRPGTVQQLGTPSQPASALVAAPAPTPNSFRTAAGRAMPAVVNILTSKAMPDKHPLLRDPYFKRFFGDRDGEEEEDDQNSLGSGVIVSPDGYILTNYHVVEAADEIEVVLADGRKSSAKLVGTDPETDLAVIKIELKQLPAIILGNVDSAKVGDVVLAIGNPFGVGQTVTMGIISALGRNNLHINHFENFIQTDAAINFGNSGGALIDTNGNLLGINSAIYSQTGGSVGIGFAIPVSTAKTVMESIIKSGHVVRGWIGVESQEITPELAESFGLQRESGAIIAGVVRNGPADKAGMKPGDILLSVDGKPVRDTNEMLNLIAQLQPGGKATMRVLRKNREADLAITVGKRPVPKK, via the coding sequence ATGCAACGACTCTGGTTATTGTTTGCGCAAGCGGTGACCATCGTTCTGGCACTGTATTTCGTGTATTCCGCCGTGCGGCCCGACTGGGCGCCCGTGCGCCCCGGTACCGTGCAACAGCTCGGCACCCCATCGCAGCCGGCCTCGGCCCTCGTGGCGGCGCCGGCACCCACGCCCAATTCGTTCCGCACGGCTGCCGGCCGGGCTATGCCGGCCGTGGTCAACATCCTCACCTCGAAGGCGATGCCGGACAAGCATCCGCTGTTGCGCGACCCTTATTTCAAGCGTTTCTTCGGCGACCGCGACGGTGAAGAAGAAGAGGACGACCAGAACAGCCTGGGCTCGGGCGTGATCGTCAGCCCGGACGGCTACATCCTGACCAACTACCACGTGGTGGAAGCGGCCGACGAGATCGAGGTCGTGCTCGCGGACGGACGCAAGTCTTCCGCGAAGCTGGTGGGCACGGACCCGGAAACGGACCTGGCCGTCATCAAGATCGAGCTCAAGCAGCTGCCGGCGATCATCCTGGGCAATGTGGACAGTGCCAAGGTGGGCGACGTGGTGCTCGCGATCGGCAACCCGTTCGGCGTGGGCCAGACCGTCACAATGGGTATCATCTCCGCGCTGGGCCGCAACAACCTGCACATCAACCATTTCGAGAACTTTATCCAGACCGATGCCGCGATCAATTTCGGCAACTCGGGCGGTGCGCTGATCGATACCAACGGCAACCTGCTGGGCATCAATTCGGCCATCTATTCGCAGACCGGCGGCTCGGTGGGCATCGGCTTTGCCATCCCCGTGAGCACCGCCAAGACGGTCATGGAATCGATCATCAAGAGCGGCCATGTAGTGCGCGGCTGGATCGGCGTGGAGTCGCAGGAGATCACGCCCGAGCTGGCGGAAAGCTTCGGCCTGCAGCGCGAGAGCGGTGCGATCATCGCGGGCGTCGTGCGCAACGGCCCGGCCGACAAGGCCGGCATGAAACCGGGCGACATCCTGCTCTCCGTGGACGGCAAGCCCGTGCGCGACACCAACGAGATGCTGAACCTCATCGCCCAACTGCAGCCGGGCGGCAAGGCCACGATGCGCGTGCTGCGCAAGAACCGCGAGGCCGACCTGGCAATCACCGTGGGCAAGCGCCCAGTCCCCAAGAAGTAG
- the mscL gene encoding large conductance mechanosensitive channel protein MscL has product MGMMQEFKQFAMRGNVIDLAVGVIIGAAFSKIVDSLVQDIIMPPIGKLIGGLDFANYYLPLNNQDPNLPLAEAKKLGAVLAYGNFLTILLNFLILAFVIFQMVRLVQKARHRLEEPAKPAEPAPAAEEVVLLREIRDALKK; this is encoded by the coding sequence ATGGGCATGATGCAGGAATTCAAGCAGTTTGCAATGCGCGGCAACGTGATCGACCTGGCGGTCGGCGTCATCATCGGCGCGGCCTTTTCCAAGATCGTGGATTCGCTGGTGCAGGACATCATCATGCCGCCCATCGGCAAGCTGATCGGCGGGCTCGATTTCGCCAATTACTACCTTCCGCTCAACAACCAGGACCCGAACCTGCCGCTGGCGGAAGCCAAGAAGCTGGGCGCGGTACTCGCCTACGGGAATTTCCTCACCATCCTGTTAAACTTCCTCATCCTGGCGTTCGTGATTTTCCAGATGGTGCGGCTGGTGCAAAAGGCCCGTCACCGGCTCGAGGAGCCAGCCAAGCCCGCCGAGCCGGCGCCCGCCGCCGAAGAGGTCGTGCTACTGCGCGAGATCCGCGACGCCCTGAAAAAATAA
- the petA gene encoding ubiquinol-cytochrome c reductase iron-sulfur subunit, which yields MSIEKQVDPSRRGLLAATCAAGGVVGLSTAGVLVSTFQPSERAKAAGAPVEVDISSLAPGEMVTVEWRGKPVWILRRTPQMIASLKQTDAQVADPGSKRNPDEFTPEYCINEARSRKPEYLVAIGICTHLGCSPSTKFTPGPQPSLPDDWAGGFICPCHGSTFDLAGRVFKNKPAPDNLVVPRHMYLSDTRILIGKDEKGEA from the coding sequence ATGAGCATTGAGAAGCAGGTCGATCCCAGCCGGCGAGGTCTGTTAGCAGCCACCTGCGCCGCCGGGGGCGTGGTAGGGCTCAGCACCGCAGGCGTTCTCGTCAGCACGTTCCAACCATCCGAGCGCGCAAAGGCCGCGGGCGCGCCGGTCGAAGTAGACATTTCCTCCCTGGCCCCCGGCGAAATGGTCACCGTCGAATGGCGCGGCAAGCCGGTATGGATCCTGCGCCGCACGCCGCAGATGATCGCCTCGCTGAAGCAGACCGACGCGCAGGTCGCCGATCCCGGTTCGAAGCGCAATCCCGACGAATTCACTCCCGAGTACTGCATCAACGAGGCCCGCTCCCGCAAGCCGGAATACCTCGTCGCCATCGGCATCTGCACCCACCTCGGCTGTTCCCCCTCCACCAAGTTCACCCCCGGCCCGCAACCGTCGCTGCCCGACGACTGGGCCGGCGGCTTCATCTGCCCCTGCCACGGCTCCACGTTCGACCTGGCCGGCCGCGTGTTCAAGAACAAGCCGGCGCCGGACAACCTCGTGGTGCCGCGCCACATGTACCTGAGCGATACCCGCATCCTGATCGGCAAAGACGAGAAAGGCGAGGCATAA
- a CDS encoding cytochrome bc complex cytochrome b subunit, protein MGAFKETKLPADAPAAQKALGWIDDRFPLTKLWNDQWGRYYAPKNFNYWYIFGSLAMFVLVLQIVTGIFLTMHYKPDANLAFNSVEYIMREVPWGWLVRYMHSTGASAFFIVVYLHMTRALLYGSYRKPRELIWLFGFAIFLCLMAEAFFGYLLPWGQMSYWGAQVIVNLFGAIPLIGPDLSLWIRGDYVVSDATLNRFFAFHVIAIPLVLLGLVAAHLIALHEVGSSNPDGIEVKENLGPDGHPVDSIPSHPYYTVHDLFGVSVFLLIFSAVVFFAPEMGGYFLEYNNFLPGDPLKTPLHIAPTWYFTPFYSVLRATTADFMWVLMAAVAAYVCFLWLKSRLAYRTKVVIAVVALVAIIGMLPQVLDAKFWGVVFFGSSVVILAFLPWLDHSPVKSIRYRPTWHKVLYALLAIAFLALGYLGTQPPSPGGTIVSQVATLYYFAFFLLMPWWSTMGTFKKVPDRVTYHGH, encoded by the coding sequence ATGGGCGCATTCAAGGAGACGAAACTGCCGGCCGACGCGCCGGCGGCGCAAAAGGCGCTGGGCTGGATCGACGACCGCTTCCCGCTGACCAAGCTGTGGAACGACCAGTGGGGCCGCTACTATGCCCCGAAGAACTTCAACTACTGGTACATCTTCGGCTCGCTGGCGATGTTCGTGCTGGTGCTGCAGATCGTCACCGGCATCTTCCTGACGATGCACTACAAGCCGGACGCGAACCTGGCGTTCAACTCGGTCGAATACATCATGCGCGAAGTGCCCTGGGGCTGGCTGGTGCGCTACATGCACTCGACGGGCGCCTCGGCATTCTTCATCGTCGTCTACCTGCACATGACGCGCGCGCTGCTGTACGGTTCCTACCGCAAGCCGCGCGAGCTGATCTGGCTGTTCGGCTTCGCCATCTTCCTGTGCCTGATGGCCGAGGCCTTCTTCGGCTACCTGCTGCCGTGGGGCCAGATGTCGTACTGGGGCGCCCAGGTGATCGTCAACCTGTTCGGCGCCATCCCGTTGATCGGGCCGGACCTGTCGCTGTGGATCCGCGGCGACTACGTGGTGTCCGACGCCACGCTGAACCGCTTCTTTGCCTTCCACGTGATCGCCATTCCGCTGGTATTGCTGGGCCTGGTCGCCGCGCACCTGATCGCGCTGCACGAAGTGGGTTCGTCCAACCCGGACGGCATCGAGGTGAAGGAAAACCTGGGTCCGGACGGCCACCCGGTCGACTCGATCCCGTCGCACCCCTACTACACGGTGCATGACCTGTTCGGCGTGTCCGTGTTCCTGCTGATCTTCTCGGCCGTGGTGTTCTTTGCGCCGGAAATGGGGGGGTACTTCCTGGAGTACAACAACTTCCTGCCGGGCGACCCGCTCAAGACGCCGTTGCACATCGCGCCGACCTGGTACTTCACGCCGTTCTACTCGGTGCTGCGCGCCACCACAGCCGACTTCATGTGGGTGCTGATGGCCGCCGTGGCCGCCTACGTGTGCTTCCTGTGGCTAAAGTCCCGGCTCGCCTACCGCACCAAGGTCGTCATCGCCGTCGTCGCGCTCGTCGCCATCATCGGCATGCTGCCGCAGGTGCTCGATGCGAAGTTCTGGGGCGTCGTCTTCTTCGGCAGCTCGGTGGTGATCCTGGCGTTCCTGCCATGGCTGGACCACTCGCCGGTGAAGTCGATCCGCTACCGCCCGACCTGGCACAAGGTCCTTTATGCGCTGCTGGCCATCGCCTTCCTGGCGCTGGGCTACCTGGGCACGCAACCGCCGTCGCCGGGCGGCACCATCGTGTCGCAGGTGGCCACGCTGTATTACTTCGCGTTCTTCCTGCTGATGCCGTGGTGGAGCACGATGGGCACCTTCAAGAAGGTCCCCGATCGCGTCACCTACCACGGACACTGA
- a CDS encoding cytochrome c1, which translates to MKFTKKFLALLTLLPALALGAEGGHPLDRAPDRSTNMAALQNGAKLFVNYCLNCHNASSMRYNRLRDIGLSEDQIRNNLLFTGEKVGELMTTAMPAKDAKAWFGVVPPDLSVISRAKAGPAGSGGDYLYTYLRTFYKDDTRPTGFNNLVIPNVAMPHVLWQLQGVQAAKWVDEKDPHDPSKTIHKFAGFQQVTPGTMSQLEFDTAVADLVGYMEWMAEPAQQTRKRLGVAVLLFLSAFAFLAWRLNAAYWKEVK; encoded by the coding sequence ATGAAATTCACCAAGAAGTTTCTCGCCCTGCTGACGTTGTTGCCGGCGCTGGCCCTCGGGGCCGAAGGCGGCCACCCGCTGGACCGGGCGCCGGACCGGTCCACCAACATGGCGGCATTGCAGAACGGCGCCAAGCTGTTCGTCAATTACTGCCTGAACTGCCATAACGCCTCGTCGATGCGGTACAACCGCCTGCGCGATATCGGCTTGTCGGAGGATCAGATCCGCAACAACCTGCTGTTCACCGGCGAAAAAGTGGGCGAATTGATGACCACGGCAATGCCCGCCAAGGACGCCAAGGCCTGGTTCGGCGTGGTGCCGCCCGACCTGTCCGTGATTTCACGCGCCAAGGCGGGCCCGGCCGGTTCCGGCGGCGACTACCTGTATACGTACCTGCGCACCTTCTACAAGGACGATACGCGGCCGACCGGCTTCAACAACCTGGTCATCCCGAACGTGGCGATGCCGCACGTGCTGTGGCAGTTGCAAGGCGTGCAAGCGGCCAAGTGGGTGGACGAGAAGGACCCGCACGATCCGAGCAAGACGATCCACAAGTTCGCCGGCTTCCAGCAGGTGACGCCCGGCACCATGAGCCAGCTGGAGTTCGACACGGCGGTGGCCGACCTGGTCGGGTACATGGAATGGATGGCCGAACCGGCCCAGCAGACGCGCAAGCGGCTCGGCGTGGCCGTGCTGCTGTTCCTGTCGGCCTTTGCCTTCCTGGCCTGGCGCCTGAACGCCGCGTATTGGAAAGAAGTCAAATAA
- a CDS encoding glutathione S-transferase N-terminal domain-containing protein: MMVLYSGTTCPFSQRCRLVLFEKGMDFEVRDVDLFNKPEDISTMNPYGQVPILVERELILYESNIINEYIDERFPHPQLMPADPLMRARARLMLFNFEKELFVHVHTLESERNKTNDKSHDKARAEIRDRLTTLAPLFLKNKYMLGDEFSMLDVAVAPLLWRLDHYGIELSKTAAPLMKYAERIFSRPAYIEALTPSEKVMRR; encoded by the coding sequence ATGATGGTTCTCTACTCGGGCACCACCTGCCCATTCTCGCAGCGCTGCCGCCTGGTCCTGTTCGAAAAGGGCATGGACTTCGAAGTGCGCGACGTCGACCTGTTCAACAAGCCAGAAGACATCTCGACGATGAATCCGTATGGCCAGGTGCCGATCCTGGTCGAACGCGAATTGATCCTGTACGAATCGAACATCATCAACGAATACATCGACGAGCGCTTCCCGCACCCGCAACTGATGCCGGCGGACCCGCTGATGCGTGCCCGTGCCCGCCTGATGCTGTTCAACTTCGAGAAGGAACTGTTCGTGCACGTGCACACGCTGGAAAGCGAGCGCAACAAGACGAACGACAAGAGCCACGACAAGGCCCGCGCCGAAATCCGCGACCGCCTGACCACGCTGGCACCGCTGTTCCTGAAGAACAAGTACATGCTGGGCGACGAATTCTCGATGCTCGACGTGGCCGTGGCCCCGCTGCTGTGGCGCCTGGACCACTACGGTATCGAACTGTCGAAGACGGCCGCGCCGCTGATGAAGTACGCTGAACGCATCTTCTCGCGCCCCGCCTACATCGAAGCGCTGACGCCGTCCGAGAAGGTGATGCGCCGGTAA
- a CDS encoding ClpXP protease specificity-enhancing factor gives MAEISTKPYMLRAIYEWCTDSGYTPYLAVKVDSATTVPMEYVKKGEIVLNISYGATSGLKMDNDSIRFHARFGGVSREIFIPVNNVMAIYANENGQGMAFEPVLGQAPAPAPAAEPPAPALSSVPSPSAAPAPAKSEDNGPDDGGDGPKKGGRPTLTRIK, from the coding sequence ATGGCAGAAATTTCTACCAAGCCCTACATGCTGCGCGCCATCTACGAGTGGTGCACGGACAGCGGCTACACGCCCTACCTGGCCGTCAAGGTCGATTCCGCAACCACGGTGCCGATGGAATACGTAAAAAAGGGTGAAATCGTATTGAACATCAGCTACGGCGCCACGTCGGGCCTCAAGATGGACAACGACAGCATCCGCTTCCATGCCCGCTTCGGCGGCGTGTCGCGCGAGATTTTCATCCCCGTCAATAATGTGATGGCGATCTACGCCAACGAAAACGGCCAGGGCATGGCGTTCGAGCCGGTGCTGGGCCAGGCGCCGGCTCCCGCACCCGCCGCGGAACCACCCGCGCCGGCGTTGTCGTCAGTACCGTCGCCTTCCGCTGCGCCCGCGCCAGCAAAGTCCGAAGACAACGGCCCCGACGATGGCGGCGACGGCCCGAAGAAGGGCGGCCGGCCGACCCTTACCAGGATCAAATAG